One genomic window of Biomphalaria glabrata chromosome 9, xgBioGlab47.1, whole genome shotgun sequence includes the following:
- the LOC106074759 gene encoding uncharacterized protein LOC106074759 isoform X2, giving the protein MFKRASVSFINKSKYAQILHSQVAEKVSIGLLNCQRNFRFSRPTTSFGIKDSSKKWIIITGVGLAIISSGLKIKRLKAGDSGREENAGRRFYEETDEHDESLGEKDSEPLITETKINEIVLIDEVQTFCSNGTGILNVYHFHPVMNHRTTVREISPQPEDLQKNAIFPGKKEDQAIIKRITKEQYEKCTEDFSRSQIDDPKKFVFNNEQGTPLAISKIMHDAKPVKSPTKTLHQYEKPCVL; this is encoded by the exons ATGTTCAAAAGAGCAAGCgtttcttttataaataaatctaaatacgCTCAAATACTTCATAGCCAAGTTGCCGAAAAAGTGAGTATAGGCCTACTGAACTGCCAACGAAATTTTAGATTCAGCAGACCAACTACATCGTTTGGAATAAAAGAttcatcgaaaaaatggatcaTCATCACAGGTGTTGGATTAGCCATAATTTCAAGCGgactgaaaataaaaagattgaaAGCCGG TGACAGTGGTAGAGAAGAGAACGCTGGAAGACGTTTCTATGAAGAAACAGATG AACACGATGAGTCTCTGGGAGAAAAGGATAGTGAGCCCCTTATTACGGAAACCAAAATTAATGAAATTGTCTTAATAGATGAAGTAcagacattttgttcaaatggGACTGGCATTCTCAATGTGTATCACTTTCATCCTGTCATGAATCATAGAACAACAGTACGTGAAATAAGTCCACAACCTGAGGATTTACAGAAAAAtg CTATTTTcccaggaaaaaaagaagaccaAGCAATTATTAAACGTATTACAAAAGAACAGTATGAAAAATGTACAGAAGATTTCAGTAGATCACAAATAG ATGACCCCAAGAAATTCGTTTTTAATAATGAACAAGGGACTCCACTAGCAATTTCCAAAATTATGCATGATGCAAAGCCCGTAAAAAGCCCAACTAAAACATTACATCAGTATGAGAA accttgtgttctataa
- the LOC106073557 gene encoding uncharacterized protein LOC106073557, with protein sequence MENHRESRKRLRPWLERMINSGECPGLVWENRDDRTFRIPWRHFNNKEWVEEDSKIFREWAKYTGKYQDGDKVEYPVWKTRLRCALKKIPEIKEIPDMHRIEDANPYRVYKFVDVPLMKRPCEFDTDSCHSQSSNMSHHIIDDQPSPSPPNFLDSSYIAAEKPANVPTVVFDEDVYRLQTKKESPDFLYYEDNKDHIVSTVMQNFCEKSYQPVSHLNFEVPPILEENVLQSSEPMTSLPSDLKSVNTDDLCLLANMELPNSMTSITNTSNLSMEVPNVGTSAIVSAPASSTCMHVLVYYGAPSVQVTAHTIPGVGCRFFSPNFGPVSVNDSRIEETLFGPKNVYQIALPSPEQYLNDNNCYQEQKPLISDLLEKMERGVVLTNIDSDIYVQRLCRTRVFLTDGASESMQLDRKGSTVTKAFDFKKFLREYEEYRHGLKKDLPKPFFMLTLGQEIKKSHYNPMGNILIHVVVKHDLATKIIAQDPNANNSSSGVFYSYDSYDKFLEEVKKVQIV encoded by the coding sequence ATGGAGAACCACAGAGAGTCACGGAAGCGACTACGACCATGGTTGGAGCGTATGATAAACAGCGGAGAATGTCCTGGACTAGTCTGGGAGAATAGAGATGATAGAACTTTCAGAATTCCTTGGCGCCACTTCAACAACAAGGAATGGGTTGAAGAAGATTCTAAAATTTTCAGAGAGTGGGCCAAATACACAGGGAAGTATCAAGACGGTGACAAGGTTGAATATCCAGTTTGGAAAACACGACTCCGATGTGCTTTGAAAAAAATTCCTGAAATAAAAGAGATTCCCGACATGCACAGAATTGAAGACGCTAATCCTTACAGGGTGTATAAATTTGTTGATGTGCCTCTAATGAAAAGACCATGTGAGTTTGATACAGATTCTTGTCACAGCCAAAGTAGCAATATGTCACATCATATTATTGATGACCAACCCAGCCCATCACCTCCAAATTTTCTAGATTCCAGTTATATTGCAGCAGAGAAACCAGCCAATGTGCCAACTGTGGTGTTTGATGAAGATGTTTATAGACTCCAGACAAAGAAAGAGTCACCAGACTTTTTATATTATGAAGACAACAAAGACCACATAGTATCAACTGTGATGCAGAATTTCTGTGAGAAGTCCTATCAGCCTGTATCTCACCTCAACTTTGAGGTGCCACCAATTCTGGAAGAGAATGTTTTGCAGAGCAGTGAGCCAATGACAAGCTTGCCATCTGATTTGAAATCTGTGAACACAGATGACCTTTGTCTGCTGGCAAACATGGAGCTGCCTAACTCAATGACCAGCATAACCAACACCAGCAATTTAAGCATGGAAGTTCCAAATGTGGGAACCAGTGCCATTGTCAGTGCACCAGCTAGCTCCACTTGTATGCATGTTTTAGTTTACTATGGCGCTCCAAGTGTTCAGGTGACAGCCCATACAATTCCAGGGGTTGGCTGCAGATTTTTTTCTCCAAATTTTGGGCCTGTAAGTGTAAATGATAGCAGAATAGAGGAAACCCTTTTCGGACCAAAGAATGTGTACCAAATTGCTCTTCCCAGTCCAGAGCAGTACCTGAATGACAATAATTGCTATCAAGAGCAGAAGCCTCTGATCTCTGATCTTCTTGAGAAGATGGAAAGGGGTGTGGTTCTCACAAATATTGACTCTGATATTTACGTCCAGCGCTTATGCCGAACTAGGGTCTTCCTCACTGATGGTGCCTCTGAAAGTATGCAGCTGGATAGGAAGGGTAGCACTGTTACAAAAGCCTTTGatttcaaaaagtttttgaGAGAGTATGAAGAGTACAGACATGGTCTGAAAAAAGATTTGCCCAAGCCATTCTTTATGCTAACATTGGgacaagaaataaagaaatcacactATAATCCAATGGGGAACATTCTGATCCATGTTGTTGTAAAACATGACCTAGCCACCAAGATCATAGCCCAAGATCCCAATGCCAATAATTCTTCTTCAGGTGTTTTTTACTCCTATGATTCCTATGATAAATTCCTGGAAGAAGTTAAAAAAGTCCAAATTGTATAA
- the LOC106074759 gene encoding uncharacterized protein LOC106074759 isoform X1 yields the protein MFKRASVSFINKSKYAQILHSQVAEKVSIGLLNCQRNFRFSRPTTSFGIKDSSKKWIIITGVGLAIISSGLKIKRLKAGDSGREENAGRRFYEETDEHDESLGEKDSEPLITETKINEIVLIDEVQTFCSNGTGILNVYHFHPVMNHRTTVREISPQPEDLQKNAIFPGKKEDQAIIKRITKEQYEKCTEDFSRSQIDDPKKFVFNNEQGTPLAISKIMHDAKPVKSPTKTLHQYEKQGGFEDAKNDLKYLSTQEIEVIKDVYLGGAGNTKLNARKNSTYPTDRTEYAPTLEIINKESRTKFRYLAEDKGATG from the exons ATGTTCAAAAGAGCAAGCgtttcttttataaataaatctaaatacgCTCAAATACTTCATAGCCAAGTTGCCGAAAAAGTGAGTATAGGCCTACTGAACTGCCAACGAAATTTTAGATTCAGCAGACCAACTACATCGTTTGGAATAAAAGAttcatcgaaaaaatggatcaTCATCACAGGTGTTGGATTAGCCATAATTTCAAGCGgactgaaaataaaaagattgaaAGCCGG TGACAGTGGTAGAGAAGAGAACGCTGGAAGACGTTTCTATGAAGAAACAGATG AACACGATGAGTCTCTGGGAGAAAAGGATAGTGAGCCCCTTATTACGGAAACCAAAATTAATGAAATTGTCTTAATAGATGAAGTAcagacattttgttcaaatggGACTGGCATTCTCAATGTGTATCACTTTCATCCTGTCATGAATCATAGAACAACAGTACGTGAAATAAGTCCACAACCTGAGGATTTACAGAAAAAtg CTATTTTcccaggaaaaaaagaagaccaAGCAATTATTAAACGTATTACAAAAGAACAGTATGAAAAATGTACAGAAGATTTCAGTAGATCACAAATAG ATGACCCCAAGAAATTCGTTTTTAATAATGAACAAGGGACTCCACTAGCAATTTCCAAAATTATGCATGATGCAAAGCCCGTAAAAAGCCCAACTAAAACATTACATCAGTATGAGAA ACAAGGAGGTTTTGAGGATgcaaaaaatgatttaaagtaTCTTAGTACGCAAGAAATAGAAGTAATTAAAGATGTTTATCTCGGAGGAGCAGGAAACACCAAATTAAATGCTCGCAAAAATAGCACTTATCCGACAGATAGGACTGAATATGCACCCACTttagaaataattaataagGAAAGTAGAACTAAATTCCGGTATTTGGCTGAAGATAAAGGTGCGACAGGTTAA